A genomic region of Stegostoma tigrinum isolate sSteTig4 chromosome 13, sSteTig4.hap1, whole genome shotgun sequence contains the following coding sequences:
- the foxi3b gene encoding forkhead box protein I3b produces the protein MSSFDLQAQSPPRCSPQFPSIGQEPPEVNIFCENFFHQQNAQRPSNYDIEDYSSSGNPYLWLNGPPMNSSSYLPGSNGSPFIPQSYGMPRQFLPNSGSLGGSDLGWLSIPNQEELLKLVRPPYSYSALIAMAIHGAPDKRLTLSQIYQYVADNFPFYNKSKAGWQNSIRHNLSLNDCFKKVPRDEDDPGKGNYWTLDPNCEKMFDNGNFRRKRKRKSDPNSVASNLGAEKSDDSAHKAPQSPGIPDTSSARTGTSPEKKSPAPLSAPCLSNFISSMSTYNNPSGGRQAPLGLVSDTSQRMGQGMMGFSSYSPSGNILGQSGTEWTDPGTSNHYGYSSVLNQFNNHFYNSINANSLLYSREGTEV, from the exons ATGAGTTCATTTGACCTCCAAGCGCAGTCACCCCCTCGATGCAGCCCTCAGTTCCCCAGCATTGGCCAGGAGCCCCCAGAGGTGAATATCTTCTGTGAAAACTTCTTCCACCAGCAGAACGCACAGCGGCCATCCAACTATGACATTGAGGACTACAGTTCATCTGGGAACCCCTACCTCTGGCTGAACGGACCCCCAATGAACTCCTCGTCTTACCTGCCTGGTTCCAATGGCAGCCCCTTCATCCCACAGTCGTACGGGATGCCCAGGCAGTTCCTCCCGAACAGTGGTAGCTTGGGGGGTTCGGATCTGGGCTGGCTCTCCATCCCCAACCAGGAAGAGCTGCTGAAGCTGGTGAGACCCCCATACTCCTACTCGGCTCTGATTGCAATGGCGATCCATGGAGCCCCGGATAAGAGGCTGACCCTCAGCCAGATCTATCAATATGTGGCCGACAATTTCCCCTTCTACAATAAGAGCAAAGCTGGCTGGCAGAACTCCATCCGGCACAACCTCTCACTCAACGATTGCTTCAAGAAAGTCCCCAGAGATGAGGATGATCCAG GGAAGGGAAATTACTGGACACTGGATCCCAACTGTGAAAAAATGTTCGATAACGGAAACTTTCGGCGTAAGAGGAAGAGGAAGTCTGATCCCAACTCCGTTGCCAGCAATCTCGGAGCTGAGAAATCTGACGACAGCGCTCACAAGGCTCCCCAGAGTCCTGGAATCCCAGACACCTCCTCTGCTCGGACAGGAACCTCTCCAGAAAAGAAATCCCCAGCTCCCCTTTCGGCTCCCTGCCTCAGCAACTTCATTTCCAGTATGTCCACATACAACAACCCATCAGGAGGGAGGCAAGCTCCCCTTGGACTGGTCAGTGATACTTCCCAGAGAATGGGACAGGGCATGATGGGCTTCAGTTCATACTCGCCTTCCGGGAACATCTTGGGCCAGTCCGGGACGGAATGGACCGACCCAGGAACGTCAAACCATTACGGATACTCTTCAGTCCTAAACCAGTTCAACAATCACTTCTACAACAGCATCAATGCCAACAGTCTGTTGTATTCCAGGGAAGGTACAGAGGTGTGA